One genomic segment of Ipomoea triloba cultivar NCNSP0323 chromosome 9, ASM357664v1 includes these proteins:
- the LOC116030996 gene encoding polygalacturonase-like, which yields MAVCKLFSSLVFISMYVTCTFAANAKYNIQSYGAKPDGKTDSTKAFLAAWAAACASTAPATIYVPAGRFLVGSVSFGGQTCKSNAISFQIDGTLAAPSDYNVIGKGDNWIKFERVTGVSIIGGTLDAQGAALWSCKNSGKSCPDGAATLAFYNSNNVVINGLSSKNSQKFHIRIDSCHNAKLQAVKISAPGNSPNTDGIHVQSSSGVTILNSHIGTGDDCISMGPGNSNLWIETIACGPGHGISIGSLGWEEQEAGVQNVTVKTVTFTGTENGLRIKTWARPSKGFVKNIVFQHAVMSDVQNPIIIDQNYCPNDQNCPHQGSGVKISNIKYQDIHGTSATEVAMRFDCSKTQPCNGITLDDVNLTYKDHPAQASCSNAGGTSSGLVKPASCL from the exons ATGGCAGTGTGCAAACTTTTTTCCTCACTTGTCTTCATCTCTATGTACGTAACATGTACATTTGCAGCCAATGCTAAGTACAACATTCAAAGCTATGGAGCAAAACCCGATGGCAAGACTGACTCCACCAAGGCGTTTCTGGCGGCATGGGCGGCGGCCTGTGCCTCCACTGCTCCGGCCACCATTTATGTGCCGGCGGGAAGGTTCTTGGTTGGGAGTGTGAGTTTTGGGGGGCAAACATGCAAGAGCAATGCCATTTCGTTTCAAATTGATGGCACGCTTGCGGCTCCATCGGACTACAATGTGATTGGAAAGGGTGATAATTGGATCAAATTTGAAAGGGTGACCGGAGTTTCCATTATCGGCGGAACCCTAGACGCTCAGGGCGCTGCTCTTTGGTCCTGCAAAAATTCCGGCAAGAGTTGCCCGGACGGAGCTGCG ACACTGGCGTTTTACAACTCAAACAACGTTGTTATCAACGGACTAAGTTCAAAAAACAGTCAGAAATTTCACATTCGCATTGACAGCTGCCACAACGCCAAGTTACAAGCAGTGAAGATCTCAGCTCCCGGAAACAGCCCCAACACCGACGGAATCCACGTTCAATCGTCGTCGGGTGTAACAATCTTGAATTCCCACATCGGCACCGGCGACGACTGTATCTCCATGGGCCCCGGCAACTCCAACTTGTGGATTGAAACCATCGCCTGCGGCCCCGGCCACGGAATCAG CATTGGGAGTTTAGGTTGGGAAGAGCAAGAGGCTGGAGTACAAAATGTGACGGTTAAAACCGTTACGTTTACCGGCACCGAAAATGGGTTGAGGATCAAAACGTGGGCAAGGCCAAGCAAGGGGTTtgtgaaaaatattgttttccAACACGCAGTCATGTCTGACGTACAAAACCCCATCATCATCGACCAAAACTACTGTCCTAACGACCAAAACTGTCCTCATCAG GGCTCTGGCGTGAAGATAAGCAACATAAAGTACCAAGACATACATGGAACATCAGCTACTGAAGTTGCGATGAGGTTTGACTGCAGCAAGACACAACCCTGCAATGGTATAACGTTGGACGATGTAAACCTGACATACAAAGATCACCCGGCTCAAGCCTCTTGCTCTAACGCCGGCGGGACGTCTTCCGGTTTAGTTAAGCCGGCAAGCTGCCTCTAG
- the LOC116030971 gene encoding ubiquitin carboxyl-terminal hydrolase 23-like isoform X2, producing the protein MESSLDPLAAGQSEHISGTSLFHRRIDFHLARKSFNGFGNCSGGFRLETLNSTSNSASVPGKAPAPPNPPSNKGNANDGLDFDPELSLNITFRKIMRIGAGLENLGNTCFLNAVLQCLTYTEPLAAYLESGKHQNSCRKAGFCALCAIQRHVSRALQATGRILAPKDLVSNLRCISRNFRNARQEDAHEYMVNLLESMHKCCLPSGVPSESPGAYEKSLVHRMFGGRLRSRVKCMQCSYCSDKYDPFLDLSLEIIKADSLYKALEHFTAPELLDGGEKQYSCQQCKQKVRARKQLSVDKAPHVLTIHLKRFGSHLPGKKIDKKIHYGPVLDLNRFMSSPHTSDLKYTLYAVLVHAGWSTHSGHYYCFVRTSSGMWYSLDDNQVFQVNERKVLEQKAYMLFYVRDRKSTLPKRRVDVAHKDSNLINGVGIKEHKCGSTKEASITAGICSPLTATLDVRTKDVNAPISAVLSKSNSTVDKDSSGSIVLPLSCNEDVINEKDSSDNSSHKPDDDSILKKSLARCSKGKSVSGKVLELSEQKLKEAGQLKSNQECGDDTQIHVFSKGNGNETNGYVTSEIGSDILVTLSDPLRTSKTIPLKANGKTNMKVRKKPFKSHITSMHLSSLIFGTALYVRRKRKQKLRKHCISHINNRSLEYLNGEHALPSSLGPTSEQAKVLTTRVSLHKKILTCVSDVEVYNSGVKGQLDTGDLQGRMVNEVPKERAGNVETVLMSDKQLVKISSSTSLGNKFDVGETIGLKDLKQSGLMNMLTRGLEETTVVRWDGKQISPLDVTEPGNECVKIGYIGDEWDEHYDQGKRKKVRSSKLNFDGPNPFQEIASKKAKLKRAKLANQPIRI; encoded by the exons ATGGAGTCGAGTTTGGACCCGCTAGCTGCGGGTCAGTCGGAACACATATCAGGAACCTCGTTATTTCACCGGAGAATCGATTTCCATTTGGCCCGCAAATCATTCAATGGATTTGGGAATTGCAGTGGAGGGTTTCGCCTCGAGACGCTCAACTCCACTTCCAATTCAGCTTCGGTGCCCGGCAAAGCTCCTGCCCCGCCCAACCCTCCCTCCAATAAGGGCAACGCCAACGATGGCCTAGACTTTGATCCGGAGCTCAGCCTCAACATCACATTCAGGAAAATTATGAGAATT GGCGCTGGCTTAGAAAATCTTGGAAATACTTGCTTTCTCAATGCAGTCTTACAGTGTTTGACATACACTGAACCTCTAGCAGCATATTTGGAAAGTGGGAAGCATCAAAATTCTT GTCGTAAAGCTGGGTTTTGTGCTTTATGTGCCATCCAGAGGCATGTGAGTCGTGCTCTTCAGGCAACAGGGAGAATTCTTGCGCCAAAAGATCTTGTTTCCAACTTGCGCT GCATATCTCGGAATTTTCGCAATGCTAGACAGGAAGATGCACATGAGTATATGGTGAATTTGCTAGAATCAATGCATAAATGCTGCTTACCTTCAGGAGTTCCCAGTGAGTCTCCTGGTGCTTATGAGAAAAGCTTGGTCCATAGAATGTTTGGTGGCCGCCTTCGCAGTCGG GTGAAGTGCATGCAGTGTTCCTACTGCTCTGACAAGTATGATCCCTTCTTAGATCTAAGTTTAGAAATAATCAAGGCAGATTCTTTATACAAGGCACTGGAACACTTCACTGCCCCAGAGTTGTTGGATGGAGGTGAAAAGCAGTATAGCTGTCAACAATGTAAACAAAAAGTCAGGGCTCGTAAGCAGCTCTCTGTTGACAAGGCCCCTCATGTCCTTACCATTCACTTGAAGCGGTTTGGTTCACACTTACCTGGGAAGAAAATTGATAAGAAGATTCACTATGGTCCTGTTTTGGATTTAAACCGTTTTATGAGTAGCCCCCAT ACTAGTGATTTGAAATATACACTTTATGCTGTACTAGTTCATGCTGGCTGGTCCACCCATTCTGGCCACTATTACTGCTTTGTTCGCACTTCTAGTGGGATGTGGTATTCCCTTGATGATAATCAG GTCTTCCAGGTGAACGAGAGAAAGGTGTTGGAGCAAAAGGCGTACATGCTTTTCTATGTTCGAGATAGGAAAAGTACTTTGCCTAAGAGGCGTGTTGATGTTGCACATAAAGACAGCAATTTAATAAATGGTGTAGGAATTAAAGAGCATAAATGTGGTTCAACAAAGGAAGCTTCAATAACTGCTGGAATATGTTCGCCTCTAACTGCTACTTTGG ATGTTAGGACGAAAGATGTAAATGCCCCAATCTCTGCTGTACTTTCTAAGTCGAATAGTACCGTGGATAAAGATTCAAGTGGCTCTATTGTACTGCCGTTAAGCTGCAATGAGGATGTAATCAATGAAAAGGATTCAAGTGACAACTCCAGTCACAAACCAGACGATGACAGTATACTTAAAAAATCTTTAGCTAGGTGTAGCAAGGGAAAAAGTGTTTCTGGAAAG GTATTGGAACTTAGTGAGCAAAAACTGAAAGAGGCAGGCCAATTAAAGTCCAATCAGGAATGCGGTGACGATACTCAG ATTCACGTTTTCTCCAAGGGAAATGGCAATGAGACAAATGGTTATGTTACAAGTGAGATTGGATCTGATATATTAGTTACACTATCAGACCctttgaggacaagcaagaccATACCACTGAAAGCCAATGGGAAGACCAACATGAAAGTTAGAAAGAAGCCTTTCAAGTCACATATCACCAGCATGCATCTTAGTTCCCTCATCTTTGGTACTGCATTATATGTGAGAAGGAAGAGAAAACAAAAACTTAGAAAACATTGCATTTCACATATCAATAATAGGAGTTTGGAGTACTTGAATGGGGAACATGCACTACCAAGCAGCCTTGGTCCTACTTCTGAGCAAGCAAAGGTTTTGACTACCAGAGTTTCGCTCCATAAGAAGATATTGACGTGTGTCTCTGATGTAGAGGTCTACAATTCAGGTGTAAAAGGTCAACTGGATACTGGAGACTTGCAAGGTAGAATGGTTAATGAAGTACCTAAAGAGAGAGCAGGGAATGTTGAAACTGTACTGATGAGTGATAAGCAGCTTGTAAAAATTAGTAGCTCCACCTCATTAGGGAATAAATTTGATGTTGGAGAAACTATTGGTCTCAAAGATCTAAAGCAGAGTGGTCTGATGAACATGCTCACCAGAGGATTAGAGGAGACAACAG TCGTACGTTGGGATGGCAAACAAATTTCTCCTTTGGACGTTACTGAACCAGGAAATGAGTGTGTCAAAATTGGCTACATTGGGGATGAATG GGATGAGCATTATGATCAGGGTAAGAGGAAGAAGGTAAGGAGTTCCAAACTCAACTTTGATGGCCCAAATCCATTCCAAGAAATTGCAAGCAAAAAGGCAAAGCTGAAGAGAGCAAAGCTGGCCAATCAACCGATTAGAATATGA
- the LOC116030971 gene encoding ubiquitin carboxyl-terminal hydrolase 23-like isoform X1: protein MESSLDPLAAGQSEHISGTSLFHRRIDFHLARKSFNGFGNCSGGFRLETLNSTSNSASVPGKAPAPPNPPSNKGNANDGLDFDPELSLNITFRKIMRIGAGLENLGNTCFLNAVLQCLTYTEPLAAYLESGKHQNSCRKAGFCALCAIQRHVSRALQATGRILAPKDLVSNLRCISRNFRNARQEDAHEYMVNLLESMHKCCLPSGVPSESPGAYEKSLVHRMFGGRLRSRVKCMQCSYCSDKYDPFLDLSLEIIKADSLYKALEHFTAPELLDGGEKQYSCQQCKQKVRARKQLSVDKAPHVLTIHLKRFGSHLPGKKIDKKIHYGPVLDLNRFMSSPHTSDLKYTLYAVLVHAGWSTHSGHYYCFVRTSSGMWYSLDDNQVFQVNERKVLEQKAYMLFYVRDRKSTLPKRRVDVAHKDSNLINGVGIKEHKCGSTKEASITAGICSPLTATLGNVSDGTHNIFRVPTAMTRPIGCDTDVRTKDVNAPISAVLSKSNSTVDKDSSGSIVLPLSCNEDVINEKDSSDNSSHKPDDDSILKKSLARCSKGKSVSGKVLELSEQKLKEAGQLKSNQECGDDTQIHVFSKGNGNETNGYVTSEIGSDILVTLSDPLRTSKTIPLKANGKTNMKVRKKPFKSHITSMHLSSLIFGTALYVRRKRKQKLRKHCISHINNRSLEYLNGEHALPSSLGPTSEQAKVLTTRVSLHKKILTCVSDVEVYNSGVKGQLDTGDLQGRMVNEVPKERAGNVETVLMSDKQLVKISSSTSLGNKFDVGETIGLKDLKQSGLMNMLTRGLEETTVVRWDGKQISPLDVTEPGNECVKIGYIGDEWDEHYDQGKRKKVRSSKLNFDGPNPFQEIASKKAKLKRAKLANQPIRI from the exons ATGGAGTCGAGTTTGGACCCGCTAGCTGCGGGTCAGTCGGAACACATATCAGGAACCTCGTTATTTCACCGGAGAATCGATTTCCATTTGGCCCGCAAATCATTCAATGGATTTGGGAATTGCAGTGGAGGGTTTCGCCTCGAGACGCTCAACTCCACTTCCAATTCAGCTTCGGTGCCCGGCAAAGCTCCTGCCCCGCCCAACCCTCCCTCCAATAAGGGCAACGCCAACGATGGCCTAGACTTTGATCCGGAGCTCAGCCTCAACATCACATTCAGGAAAATTATGAGAATT GGCGCTGGCTTAGAAAATCTTGGAAATACTTGCTTTCTCAATGCAGTCTTACAGTGTTTGACATACACTGAACCTCTAGCAGCATATTTGGAAAGTGGGAAGCATCAAAATTCTT GTCGTAAAGCTGGGTTTTGTGCTTTATGTGCCATCCAGAGGCATGTGAGTCGTGCTCTTCAGGCAACAGGGAGAATTCTTGCGCCAAAAGATCTTGTTTCCAACTTGCGCT GCATATCTCGGAATTTTCGCAATGCTAGACAGGAAGATGCACATGAGTATATGGTGAATTTGCTAGAATCAATGCATAAATGCTGCTTACCTTCAGGAGTTCCCAGTGAGTCTCCTGGTGCTTATGAGAAAAGCTTGGTCCATAGAATGTTTGGTGGCCGCCTTCGCAGTCGG GTGAAGTGCATGCAGTGTTCCTACTGCTCTGACAAGTATGATCCCTTCTTAGATCTAAGTTTAGAAATAATCAAGGCAGATTCTTTATACAAGGCACTGGAACACTTCACTGCCCCAGAGTTGTTGGATGGAGGTGAAAAGCAGTATAGCTGTCAACAATGTAAACAAAAAGTCAGGGCTCGTAAGCAGCTCTCTGTTGACAAGGCCCCTCATGTCCTTACCATTCACTTGAAGCGGTTTGGTTCACACTTACCTGGGAAGAAAATTGATAAGAAGATTCACTATGGTCCTGTTTTGGATTTAAACCGTTTTATGAGTAGCCCCCAT ACTAGTGATTTGAAATATACACTTTATGCTGTACTAGTTCATGCTGGCTGGTCCACCCATTCTGGCCACTATTACTGCTTTGTTCGCACTTCTAGTGGGATGTGGTATTCCCTTGATGATAATCAG GTCTTCCAGGTGAACGAGAGAAAGGTGTTGGAGCAAAAGGCGTACATGCTTTTCTATGTTCGAGATAGGAAAAGTACTTTGCCTAAGAGGCGTGTTGATGTTGCACATAAAGACAGCAATTTAATAAATGGTGTAGGAATTAAAGAGCATAAATGTGGTTCAACAAAGGAAGCTTCAATAACTGCTGGAATATGTTCGCCTCTAACTGCTACTTTGGGTAATGTCTCAGATGGAACTCATAATATTTTCAGAGTCCCAACTGCAATGACGAGGCCTATTGGTTGTGATACAGATGTTAGGACGAAAGATGTAAATGCCCCAATCTCTGCTGTACTTTCTAAGTCGAATAGTACCGTGGATAAAGATTCAAGTGGCTCTATTGTACTGCCGTTAAGCTGCAATGAGGATGTAATCAATGAAAAGGATTCAAGTGACAACTCCAGTCACAAACCAGACGATGACAGTATACTTAAAAAATCTTTAGCTAGGTGTAGCAAGGGAAAAAGTGTTTCTGGAAAG GTATTGGAACTTAGTGAGCAAAAACTGAAAGAGGCAGGCCAATTAAAGTCCAATCAGGAATGCGGTGACGATACTCAG ATTCACGTTTTCTCCAAGGGAAATGGCAATGAGACAAATGGTTATGTTACAAGTGAGATTGGATCTGATATATTAGTTACACTATCAGACCctttgaggacaagcaagaccATACCACTGAAAGCCAATGGGAAGACCAACATGAAAGTTAGAAAGAAGCCTTTCAAGTCACATATCACCAGCATGCATCTTAGTTCCCTCATCTTTGGTACTGCATTATATGTGAGAAGGAAGAGAAAACAAAAACTTAGAAAACATTGCATTTCACATATCAATAATAGGAGTTTGGAGTACTTGAATGGGGAACATGCACTACCAAGCAGCCTTGGTCCTACTTCTGAGCAAGCAAAGGTTTTGACTACCAGAGTTTCGCTCCATAAGAAGATATTGACGTGTGTCTCTGATGTAGAGGTCTACAATTCAGGTGTAAAAGGTCAACTGGATACTGGAGACTTGCAAGGTAGAATGGTTAATGAAGTACCTAAAGAGAGAGCAGGGAATGTTGAAACTGTACTGATGAGTGATAAGCAGCTTGTAAAAATTAGTAGCTCCACCTCATTAGGGAATAAATTTGATGTTGGAGAAACTATTGGTCTCAAAGATCTAAAGCAGAGTGGTCTGATGAACATGCTCACCAGAGGATTAGAGGAGACAACAG TCGTACGTTGGGATGGCAAACAAATTTCTCCTTTGGACGTTACTGAACCAGGAAATGAGTGTGTCAAAATTGGCTACATTGGGGATGAATG GGATGAGCATTATGATCAGGGTAAGAGGAAGAAGGTAAGGAGTTCCAAACTCAACTTTGATGGCCCAAATCCATTCCAAGAAATTGCAAGCAAAAAGGCAAAGCTGAAGAGAGCAAAGCTGGCCAATCAACCGATTAGAATATGA
- the LOC116030993 gene encoding polygalacturonase-like isoform X2, with protein sequence MAVCKQYCFSLVFMTFLYVTCTLAANAQYNVESYGAKPDGKTDSTKAFMAAWTAACASTSPATINVPSGRFLLGSAITFGGQTCKSKAIRVSGVSIVGGTLDAKGAALWSCKSSSKSCPDGAGTLAFYNSNNVVIDGLSSQNSQKFHIRIESCHNAKLQGVKVSAAGNSPNTDGIHVQSSTGVTILNSHIGTGDDCISIGPGNSNLWIENIACGPGHGISIGSLGWKEQEAGVQNVTVKTATFTGTQNGLRIKTWARPSNGFVKNVVFQHAVMSNVKHPIIIDQNYCPNNQNCPHQGSGVKISNIKYKDIHGTSATQVAMTFECSKTQPCRGITLDDVNLTYKNHPAQASCSNAGGTSSGSVTPASCL encoded by the exons ATGGCTGTGTGCAAACAATATTGTTTCTCACTTGTCTTCATGACCTTTTTGTACGTAACATGTACACTAGCAGCCAATGCTCAGTACAACGTTGAAAGCTATGGAGCAAAACCCGATGGTAAGACTGACTCCACCAAGGCCTTTATGGCCGCATGGACGGCTGCCTGTGCCTCCACTTCCCCGGCCACCATTAACGTCCCGTCGGGAAGGTTCCTGCTTGGCAGTGCGATCACATTTGGAGGCCAAACATGCAAGAGCAAGGCCATAAG GGTGAGCGGAGTTTCCATTGTGGGCGGAACCCTAGACGCCAAGGGTGCTGCTCTTTGGTCCTGCAAAAGCTCCTCCAAGAGTTGTCCAGATGGAGCTGGG ACACTGGCGTTTTACAACTCAAACAACGTTGTTATCGACGGACTAAGTTCACAAAACAGTCAGAAGTTTCACATTCGCATTGAAAGCTGCCATAACGCCAAGTTACAAGGAGTGAAGGTCTCGGCTGCCGGAAACAGCCCCAACACCGACGGAATCCACGTGCAGTCGTCGACAGGTGTAACAATCTTGAATTCCCACATCGGCACCGGTGATGACTGTATCTCCATCGGTCCTGGGAACTCCAACTTGTGGATTGAAAACATCGCCTGCGGCCCCGGCCACGGAATCAG CATTGGGAGTTTAGGTTGGAAAGAGCAGGAGGCTGGAGTACAAAATGTGACGGTTAAAACCGCTACCTTTACCGGCACTCAGAATGGGTTGAGGATCAAAACGTGGGCAAGGCCAAGCAATGGATTTGTGAAAAATGTTGTTTTCCAACACGCAGTAATGTCTAACGTTAAACACCCCATCATCATCGACCAAAATTACTGTCCTAACAACCAAAATTGTCCTCATCAG GGCTCGGGCGTGAAGATAAGCAACATAAAGTATAAAGACATACATGGTACATCAGCGACGCAAGTGGCGATGACATTCGAGTGCAGCAAGACACAACCGTGCCGTGGCATAACGTTGGACGATGTAAACTTGACGTACAAAAATCACCCGGCTCAAGCCTCATGCTCTAACGCCGGAGGGACGTCTTCCGGTTCCGTTACGCCGGCGAGCTGCCTCTAA
- the LOC116030993 gene encoding polygalacturonase-like isoform X1: protein MAVCKQYCFSLVFMTFLYVTCTLAANAQYNVESYGAKPDGKTDSTKAFMAAWTAACASTSPATINVPSGRFLLGSAITFGGQTCKSKAIRFEIDGTIVAPSDYNVIGKADNWIKFVRVSGVSIVGGTLDAKGAALWSCKSSSKSCPDGAGTLAFYNSNNVVIDGLSSQNSQKFHIRIESCHNAKLQGVKVSAAGNSPNTDGIHVQSSTGVTILNSHIGTGDDCISIGPGNSNLWIENIACGPGHGISIGSLGWKEQEAGVQNVTVKTATFTGTQNGLRIKTWARPSNGFVKNVVFQHAVMSNVKHPIIIDQNYCPNNQNCPHQGSGVKISNIKYKDIHGTSATQVAMTFECSKTQPCRGITLDDVNLTYKNHPAQASCSNAGGTSSGSVTPASCL from the exons ATGGCTGTGTGCAAACAATATTGTTTCTCACTTGTCTTCATGACCTTTTTGTACGTAACATGTACACTAGCAGCCAATGCTCAGTACAACGTTGAAAGCTATGGAGCAAAACCCGATGGTAAGACTGACTCCACCAAGGCCTTTATGGCCGCATGGACGGCTGCCTGTGCCTCCACTTCCCCGGCCACCATTAACGTCCCGTCGGGAAGGTTCCTGCTTGGCAGTGCGATCACATTTGGAGGCCAAACATGCAAGAGCAAGGCCATAAGGTTTGAAATAGATGGAACAATTGTTGCCCCATCTGACTATAATGTTATTGGAAAGGCTGATAATTGGATCAAATTTGTAAGGGTGAGCGGAGTTTCCATTGTGGGCGGAACCCTAGACGCCAAGGGTGCTGCTCTTTGGTCCTGCAAAAGCTCCTCCAAGAGTTGTCCAGATGGAGCTGGG ACACTGGCGTTTTACAACTCAAACAACGTTGTTATCGACGGACTAAGTTCACAAAACAGTCAGAAGTTTCACATTCGCATTGAAAGCTGCCATAACGCCAAGTTACAAGGAGTGAAGGTCTCGGCTGCCGGAAACAGCCCCAACACCGACGGAATCCACGTGCAGTCGTCGACAGGTGTAACAATCTTGAATTCCCACATCGGCACCGGTGATGACTGTATCTCCATCGGTCCTGGGAACTCCAACTTGTGGATTGAAAACATCGCCTGCGGCCCCGGCCACGGAATCAG CATTGGGAGTTTAGGTTGGAAAGAGCAGGAGGCTGGAGTACAAAATGTGACGGTTAAAACCGCTACCTTTACCGGCACTCAGAATGGGTTGAGGATCAAAACGTGGGCAAGGCCAAGCAATGGATTTGTGAAAAATGTTGTTTTCCAACACGCAGTAATGTCTAACGTTAAACACCCCATCATCATCGACCAAAATTACTGTCCTAACAACCAAAATTGTCCTCATCAG GGCTCGGGCGTGAAGATAAGCAACATAAAGTATAAAGACATACATGGTACATCAGCGACGCAAGTGGCGATGACATTCGAGTGCAGCAAGACACAACCGTGCCGTGGCATAACGTTGGACGATGTAAACTTGACGTACAAAAATCACCCGGCTCAAGCCTCATGCTCTAACGCCGGAGGGACGTCTTCCGGTTCCGTTACGCCGGCGAGCTGCCTCTAA